In Stenotrophomonas sp. ASS1, the following proteins share a genomic window:
- the mprF gene encoding bifunctional lysylphosphatidylglycerol flippase/synthetase MprF — MTAPVDSTTASSTPTWKRVATIVIPLLILALALHGLANEFDEHGYRAIRQAFRQLSGTQIALTVVLGLASYACLIGFDAIGLRRSGIRVHPARVGITAFLAHTLGQTVGFAALTGGAVRLRGYRSAGLDLAQIGQVVLMSTLGFVFGAWLLISVALCMEPAAAALALPLDPNAVRIVGIVALLAYLATVLLVGREGRQFRVFGHALWLPDRRTMIGVTVLSVIELVLASAAFYVLLPDSTPTGLPGFVGLYLVAVLAGLVSTVPAGLGVFEWSLLKLLPQVAPAAVLAAALIYRVTYYVLPLVLATLLALAPALRQPLQASAGATRAGWNALRPWLPQIIALAVFSIGAALVIDGTLPTPRRHLVNASLPILETSHLIGSLSGVALLLIGQGLARRSHAAWMLAMAVCVITPLPLWLRGGQLLIAVSAVLVAMALWAARREFYRQGALLDEAWSWPWLRNLGLVLVAVTWLLFFTYSHVEYQNELWWQFAVSGNAPRALRALLVVAIALVMFGLARLLHSTRSPLPAADEATLQSLAPVLVGATDTQACLVLTADKAVLRDDAKQGFVMMQRYGGSLIAMGDPVGPPDVARALIWRFREEADRLGLRPVFYQVGETYWQTYLDLGLGLVKLGEEAMVPLHDFGLEGRERADLRQAWNRGKRGGLSFRVAPVEEIPSLLPRLHAISNAWLEDKAGDEKGFSLGSYDPDYLVRFPVALVEAEGQIVAFANLWQAPAGAELSVDLMRHVNEAPKGTMDFLFIELFLWGRAQGYARFSLGMAPLSGLAQHRLAGRWNRLAGLLARHGERFYGFSGLRRFKSKFDPQWRPRYLAAPGGMHLPAALLDATRLISLDPRRN, encoded by the coding sequence ATGACCGCCCCCGTCGATTCCACCACTGCCTCTTCCACGCCAACCTGGAAGCGGGTTGCCACCATCGTCATCCCCCTGCTGATCCTCGCCCTGGCCCTGCACGGCCTGGCCAACGAGTTCGACGAGCACGGCTATCGCGCCATCCGCCAGGCGTTCCGGCAACTCAGCGGCACGCAGATCGCGCTCACCGTGGTACTCGGCCTGGCCAGTTACGCCTGCCTGATCGGTTTCGATGCCATCGGCCTGCGTCGCAGCGGCATCCGCGTGCACCCCGCGCGCGTCGGCATCACTGCATTCCTTGCGCACACGCTGGGCCAGACCGTGGGTTTTGCCGCGTTGACCGGCGGCGCGGTGCGCCTGCGTGGCTACCGCAGCGCCGGCCTGGACCTGGCGCAGATCGGCCAGGTGGTGCTGATGAGCACGCTCGGCTTCGTGTTCGGTGCATGGCTGCTGATCAGTGTGGCGCTGTGCATGGAACCGGCTGCCGCAGCCTTGGCGCTGCCGCTGGATCCCAATGCGGTACGTATCGTCGGCATCGTCGCGTTGCTCGCCTACCTCGCCACGGTGCTGCTGGTCGGCCGCGAAGGACGGCAGTTCCGTGTGTTCGGTCATGCCTTGTGGCTGCCCGACCGCCGCACCATGATCGGCGTCACCGTGCTCAGCGTGATCGAGCTGGTGCTGGCCAGTGCCGCGTTCTACGTGCTGCTGCCGGACTCCACGCCGACCGGCCTGCCGGGCTTCGTCGGCCTGTACCTGGTGGCAGTGCTGGCCGGCCTGGTCTCCACCGTGCCGGCCGGCCTGGGCGTGTTCGAATGGAGCCTGCTGAAGCTGTTGCCGCAGGTGGCGCCGGCGGCGGTACTGGCGGCGGCGCTGATCTACCGCGTTACCTACTACGTGCTGCCGCTGGTGCTGGCCACCCTGCTCGCCCTTGCGCCCGCCCTGCGTCAGCCGCTGCAGGCCAGCGCCGGCGCAACGCGTGCCGGCTGGAACGCGCTGCGCCCGTGGCTGCCGCAGATCATCGCGCTGGCGGTGTTCAGCATCGGCGCCGCGCTGGTCATCGACGGCACGCTGCCGACGCCTCGCCGTCACCTGGTCAATGCCTCGCTGCCGATCCTGGAGACATCCCATCTGATTGGCAGCCTCAGCGGCGTTGCACTGCTGCTGATCGGCCAGGGCCTGGCCCGGCGCAGCCATGCGGCGTGGATGCTGGCGATGGCAGTGTGCGTGATCACCCCGCTGCCGCTGTGGCTGCGTGGTGGCCAGCTGTTGATCGCGGTCTCGGCAGTGCTGGTGGCGATGGCACTGTGGGCCGCACGCCGCGAGTTCTACCGCCAGGGTGCCCTGCTGGACGAAGCCTGGTCGTGGCCGTGGCTGCGCAATCTCGGCCTGGTGCTGGTTGCGGTCACCTGGCTGCTGTTCTTCACCTACAGTCATGTCGAATACCAGAACGAGCTGTGGTGGCAGTTCGCGGTGTCGGGCAATGCACCGCGCGCACTGCGTGCGTTGCTGGTGGTCGCCATCGCGCTGGTGATGTTCGGCCTGGCGCGGCTGCTGCACAGCACGCGCAGCCCGCTGCCAGCCGCCGACGAGGCCACGCTGCAGTCCCTGGCGCCGGTACTGGTCGGTGCCACCGATACCCAGGCCTGCCTGGTACTGACCGCCGACAAGGCGGTGCTGCGCGATGACGCGAAACAGGGCTTCGTGATGATGCAGCGCTACGGCGGTTCGCTGATCGCGATGGGCGATCCGGTCGGCCCGCCTGACGTGGCGCGCGCGTTGATCTGGCGCTTCCGCGAGGAAGCCGACCGGCTGGGCCTGCGCCCGGTGTTCTACCAGGTGGGCGAGACCTACTGGCAGACCTACCTCGACCTGGGCCTGGGCCTGGTCAAGCTGGGCGAGGAAGCGATGGTGCCGCTGCATGACTTCGGCCTGGAAGGCCGCGAACGCGCCGATCTGCGCCAAGCCTGGAACCGGGGCAAGCGCGGTGGCCTATCCTTCCGCGTGGCACCGGTGGAGGAAATTCCCAGCCTGCTGCCGCGCCTGCACGCAATTTCCAACGCATGGCTGGAAGACAAGGCCGGCGATGAGAAGGGCTTCTCGCTGGGCAGCTACGACCCGGACTACCTGGTGCGCTTCCCGGTGGCGCTGGTCGAAGCCGAGGGCCAGATCGTGGCGTTCGCCAACCTGTGGCAGGCACCGGCCGGCGCCGAGCTGTCGGTCGACCTGATGCGCCACGTCAACGAAGCACCGAAGGGCACGATGGACTTCCTCTTCATCGAACTGTTCCTGTGGGGCCGCGCGCAGGGCTATGCGCGTTTCTCGCTGGGCATGGCACCGTTGTCCGGGCTGGCACAGCATCGGCTGGCCGGTCGCTGGAACCGATTGGCCGGTCTGCTGGCGCGGCACGGCGAACGCTTCTATGGGTTCAGTGGCCTGCGCCGCTTCAAATCGAAGTTCGATCCGCAGTGGCGGCCGCGCTATCTCGCCGCGCCCGGCGGCATGCATCTGCCGGCCGCGCTGCTGGATGCCACGCGCCTGATCTCGCTGGATCCGCGGCGGAATTGA